The candidate division WOR-3 bacterium genome has a window encoding:
- the rpsO gene encoding 30S ribosomal protein S15: MALTKEKKMKLVSTFQLHEKDTGSPEVQIAILTERINQLTEHLKVHKKDRHSRRGLIKLVNARRRHLQYLAKHYPERYEKIITTLGLRG; the protein is encoded by the coding sequence ATGGCACTAACTAAAGAAAAAAAGATGAAACTGGTGAGCACATTCCAGTTACACGAAAAGGACACGGGTTCCCCCGAGGTTCAGATTGCAATTCTTACGGAAAGGATTAATCAGTTAACCGAGCATCTGAAGGTGCATAAAAAAGACCGCCATTCACGGCGCGGCTTGATCAAACTGGTTAACGCCCGGCGCCGGCACCTGCAGTATCTGGCAAAGCACTACCCCGAGCGGTATGAAAAAATCATCACCACCCTTGGGCTAAGAGGTTAG